From a single Osmerus eperlanus chromosome 8, fOsmEpe2.1, whole genome shotgun sequence genomic region:
- the hmgn3 gene encoding high mobility group nucleosome-binding domain-containing protein 3 isoform X4, translating to MPKRKSPEVAEGKEASKVTKQEKTAPSKPEVKPKKAVSKPVEDKGLKSKKGGAKGKKDEGPTQNGRTKTDEICVSRSSVCVSSRRSAGPSSMSVRGQSETVRVKGN from the exons ATGCCTAAGAGAAAG TCTCCAGAGGTTGCTGAAGGCAAAGAGGCCTCCAAAGTCACAAAGCAGGAG AAAACGGCACCATCCAAGCCAGAGGTGAAGCCCAAGAAGGCCGTCTCTAAG CCTGTGGAAGACAAAGGATTGAAGAGCAAGAAGGGCGGAGCCAAGGGGAAGAAAGATGAGGGTCCCACCCAGAATGGAAGGACTAAGACCGATGAG atctgtgTGTCTCGctcgtctgtgtgcgtgtcgtcCAGGAGAAGCGCAGGCCCTTCCTCGATGTCAGTCAGAGGGCAGAGTGAGACGGTCCGAGTCAAGG GAAACTGA
- the clic5b gene encoding chloride intracellular channel protein 5b isoform X3, producing the protein MSSNGQDRDPDIELFVKAGIDGESIGNCPFSQRLFMILWLKGVVFNVTTVDLKRKPADLHNLAPGTHPPFLTFNGEVKTDINKIEEFLEDVLAPPTYPKLVAKHRESNTAGNNIFAKFSAYIKNTRMNANEGLEKGLTKALRKLDDYLNTPLPEEIDADSMEEEKASTRRFLDGEDLTLADCNLLPKLHIVKVVAKKYRNYDIPSDLTGVWRYLKSAYTRDEFTNTCAADGEMEMAYQDVAKRLAK; encoded by the exons ATGTCCTCTAACGGACAGGACAGGGACCCAGACATAGAGCTTTTTGTCAAG GCAGGCATTGATGGGGAGAGCATCGGAAACTGTCCCTTCTCTCAGCGCCTCTTCATGATACTCTGGCTCAAAGGAGTGGTTTTTAACGTCACCACTGTGGACCTAAAGAg GAAGCCTGCTGACCTGCATAACCTGGCCCCAGGGACACACCCTCCCTTCTTGACCTTCAACGGAGAGGTCAAGACTGACATCAACAAGATCGAAGAGTTCCTGGAGGATGTGTTGGCTCCACCAAC GTATCCCAAGCTGGTCGCCAAGCACAGGGAGTCCAACACAGCTGGGAACAACATCTTCGCCAAGTTCTCGGCGTACATCAAGAACACCCGGATGAACGCCAACGAAG gtctggagAAAGGTCTTACCAAGGCCCTGAGGAAGCTGGATGACTACCTGAACACCCCCCTGCCTGAGGAGATCGATGCAGacagcatggaggaggagaaggcctcCACCAGGCGCTTCCTAGATGGAGAGGACCTCACTCTGGCCGACTGCAACCTGCTGCCCAAACTGCACATAgtcaag GTTGTTGCTAAGAAGTACCGTAACTACGACATACCCTCGGACTTGACAGGTGTGTGGCGGTACCTGAAGAGCGCCTACACGCGTGACGAGTTCACCAACACGTGCGCTGCCgatggggagatggagatggccTACCAGGACGTGGCTAAGAGACTGGCTAAATA A
- the hmgn3 gene encoding high mobility group nucleosome-binding domain-containing protein 3 isoform X6, with protein sequence MPKRKSPEVAEGKEASKVTKQEPIRRSERLSSKTAPSKPEVKPKKAVSKPVEDKGLKSKKGGAKGKKDEGPTQNGRTKTDEETETVETAPEEKA encoded by the exons ATGCCTAAGAGAAAG TCTCCAGAGGTTGCTGAAGGCAAAGAGGCCTCCAAAGTCACAAAGCAGGAG CCCATCAGACGGTCAGAGAGGTTGTCATCG AAAACGGCACCATCCAAGCCAGAGGTGAAGCCCAAGAAGGCCGTCTCTAAG CCTGTGGAAGACAAAGGATTGAAGAGCAAGAAGGGCGGAGCCAAGGGGAAGAAAGATGAGGGTCCCACCCAGAATGGAAGGACTAAGACCGATGAG GAAACTGAAACCGTGGAGACGGCCCCCGAGGAGAAGGCATGA
- the clic5b gene encoding chloride intracellular channel protein 5b isoform X1 gives MENIYEKVDEGNLYEKPYERPVELKYENQGAVYETPSEVTEAIYSEIVVQEKRSSPDYIDTRETMGEKEQPSKEHSSSSSSDDEDEKTEDEKVERVETIPEGAAVETAAVVVDATAEVNGEAAAVSSFSRRLSAASSASSESLRDPCDDSPIQLEDDNAEDGMLMAYSHTELPSEPEEIVDYSLKTLENVTLDENSVAPANPSQPEISLFVKAGIDGESIGNCPFSQRLFMILWLKGVVFNVTTVDLKRKPADLHNLAPGTHPPFLTFNGEVKTDINKIEEFLEDVLAPPTYPKLVAKHRESNTAGNNIFAKFSAYIKNTRMNANEGLEKGLTKALRKLDDYLNTPLPEEIDADSMEEEKASTRRFLDGEDLTLADCNLLPKLHIVKVVAKKYRNYDIPSDLTGVWRYLKSAYTRDEFTNTCAADGEMEMAYQDVAKRLAK, from the exons ATGGAAAACATTTACGAAAAAGTAGACGAAGGGAATTTGTATGAAAAACCGTATGAACGCCCAGTCGAGCTCAAGTATGAGAACCAAGGAGCTGTCTATGAGACCCCGAGCGAGGTGACGGAGGCGATTTACAGTGAGATCGTGGTGCAAGAAAAGCGATCATCACCGGACTATATAGACACCAGGGAGACCATGGGTGAAAAAGAGCAACCATCCAAAGAGCACTCATCTTCATCATCTAGCGACGATGAAGATGAGAAAACCGAAGATGAGAAAGTTGAAAGAGTTGAGACAATACCAGAGGGGGCAGCGGTTGAGACAGCTGCAGTGGTCGTGGATGCAACAGCGGAGGTTAACGGCGAGGCAGCCGCCGTCTCGAGCTTCTCGAGACGCCTGTCAGCGGCATCATCGGCATCCTCCGAGTCTCTCAGAGACCCGTGCGATGACTCCCCGATACAGCTCGAGGACGACAACGCGGAGGATGGGATGCTAATGGCCTACAGTCACACCGAACTGCCCTCAGAACCGGAGGAGATTGTCGACTACAGCCTCAAAACTCTCGAGAATGTCACTTTGGACGAGAATAGTGTTGCACCAGCAAATCCCAGTCAACCTGAAATCTCACTATTTGTCAAG GCAGGCATTGATGGGGAGAGCATCGGAAACTGTCCCTTCTCTCAGCGCCTCTTCATGATACTCTGGCTCAAAGGAGTGGTTTTTAACGTCACCACTGTGGACCTAAAGAg GAAGCCTGCTGACCTGCATAACCTGGCCCCAGGGACACACCCTCCCTTCTTGACCTTCAACGGAGAGGTCAAGACTGACATCAACAAGATCGAAGAGTTCCTGGAGGATGTGTTGGCTCCACCAAC GTATCCCAAGCTGGTCGCCAAGCACAGGGAGTCCAACACAGCTGGGAACAACATCTTCGCCAAGTTCTCGGCGTACATCAAGAACACCCGGATGAACGCCAACGAAG gtctggagAAAGGTCTTACCAAGGCCCTGAGGAAGCTGGATGACTACCTGAACACCCCCCTGCCTGAGGAGATCGATGCAGacagcatggaggaggagaaggcctcCACCAGGCGCTTCCTAGATGGAGAGGACCTCACTCTGGCCGACTGCAACCTGCTGCCCAAACTGCACATAgtcaag GTTGTTGCTAAGAAGTACCGTAACTACGACATACCCTCGGACTTGACAGGTGTGTGGCGGTACCTGAAGAGCGCCTACACGCGTGACGAGTTCACCAACACGTGCGCTGCCgatggggagatggagatggccTACCAGGACGTGGCTAAGAGACTGGCTAAATA A
- the clic5b gene encoding chloride intracellular channel protein 5b isoform X2, with amino-acid sequence MENIYEKVDEGNLYEKPYERPVELKYENQGAVYETPSEVTEAIYSEIVVQEKRSSPDYIDTRETMGEKEQPSKEHSSSSSSDDEDEKTEDEKVERVETIPEGAAVETAAVVVDATAEVNGEAAAVSSFSRRLSAASSASSESLRDPCDDSPIQLEDDNAEDGMLMAYSHTELPSEPEEIVDYSLKTLENVTLDENSVAPANPSQPEISLFVKAGIDGESIGNCPFSQRLFMILWLKGVVFNVTTVDLKRKPADLHNLAPGTHPPFLTFNGEVKTDINKIEEFLEDVLAPPTYPKLVAKHRESNTAGNNIFAKFSAYIKNTRMNANEGLEKGLTKALRKLDDYLNTPLPEEIDADSMEEEKASTRRFLDGEDLTLADCNLLPKLHIVKVVAKKYRNYDIPSDLTGVWRYLKSAYTRDEFTNTCAADGEMEMAYQDVAKRLAK; translated from the exons ATGGAAAACATTTACGAAAAAGTAGACGAAGGGAATTTGTATGAAAAACCGTATGAACGCCCAGTCGAGCTCAAGTATGAGAACCAAGGAGCTGTCTATGAGACCCCGAGCGAGGTGACGGAGGCGATTTACAGTGAGATCGTGGTGCAAGAAAAGCGATCATCACCGGACTATATAGACACCAGGGAGACCATGGGTGAAAAAGAGCAACCATCCAAAGAGCACTCATCTTCATCATCTAGCGACGATGAAGATGAGAAAACCGAAGATGAGAAAGTTGAAAGAGTTGAGACAATACCAGAGGGGGCAGCGGTTGAGACAGCTGCAGTGGTCGTGGATGCAACAGCGGAGGTTAACGGCGAGGCAGCCGCCGTCTCGAGCTTCTCGAGACGCCTGTCAGCGGCATCATCGGCATCCTCCGAGTCTCTCAGAGACCCGTGCGATGACTCCCCGATACAGCTCGAGGACGACAACGCGGAGGATGGGATGCTAATGGCCTACAGTCACACCGAACTGCCCTCAGAACCGGAGGAGATTGTCGACTACAGCCTCAAAACTCTCGAGAATGTCACTTTGGACGAGAATAGTGTTGCACCAGCAAATCCCAGTCAACCTGAAATCTCACTATTTGTCAAG GCAGGCATTGATGGGGAGAGCATCGGAAACTGTCCCTTCTCTCAGCGCCTCTTCATGATACTCTGGCTCAAAGGAGTGGTTTTTAACGTCACCACTGTGGACCTAAAGAg GAAGCCTGCTGACCTGCATAACCTGGCCCCAGGGACACACCCTCCCTTCTTGACCTTCAACGGAGAGGTCAAGACTGACATCAACAAGATCGAAGAGTTCCTGGAGGATGTGTTGGCTCCACCAAC GTATCCCAAGCTGGTCGCCAAGCACAGGGAGTCCAACACAGCTGGGAACAACATCTTCGCCAAGTTCTCGGCGTACATCAAGAACACCCGGATGAACGCCAACGAAG gtctggagAAAGGTCTTACCAAGGCCCTGAGGAAGCTGGATGACTACCTGAACACCCCCCTGCCTGAGGAGATCGATGCAGacagcatggaggaggagaaggcctcCACCAGGCGCTTCCTAGATGGAGAGGACCTCACTCTGGCCGACTGCAACCTGCTGCCCAAACTGCACATAgtcaag GTTGTTGCTAAGAAGTACCGTAACTACGACATACCCTCGGACTTGACAGGTGTGTGGCGGTACCTGAAGAGCGCCTACACGCGTGACGAGTTCACCAACACGTGCGCTGCCgatggggagatggagatggccTACCAGGACGTGGCTAAGAGACTGGCTAAATAA
- the enpp5 gene encoding ectonucleotide pyrophosphatase/phosphodiesterase family member 5 isoform X1: MLTSHKCLRNVFHRLNVFLFLRLSRAIKEVKMLGCLVKGFSGWPLVLMWGLLLPLVSLQGPHGRGHATRSHTAGGQDSRGRAKLLLLSFDGFRWDYINRVPTPNFNALMEEGVKVEKVENAYITKTFPNHYSLVTGLYAETHGIVANEMFDPVLNQSFSMETASMYDPRWWEEAVPIWETYQRAGGRSGAVMWPGSDVEIHGMYPSRYLPYNASVNFETRVEQIIEWFSGPEEEAVDFGVLYWEEPDESGHNLGPESSLMDVVIADIDDKLGFLRNELRKAGLYERINLVVTSDHGMTQLSTDKIVELDQYVPRELYTWVDKSPVVGILPKDGMFDEVYDKLVDANPNMMVYKKENIPDHFHYRHNARIMPIIIEAKEGWTIMQNKSGPFMWGNHGYNNSLPSMQPVFVARGPAFRRNYVKTSMHSVDLYPLMCHILSLHALPNNGSLSRVQDLLSEPVPPTPTIPARAKDSSYAPVVGSLLGVLMVLGFLKVFVRHLTLRQLPSLPIKGSREMSQPLLQEELHL, translated from the exons atgctaacgTCGCACAAATGTTTACGAAATGTTTTTCATCGTCTGaacgtttttctttttctcaggTTGTCAAGGGCAATCAAG GAGGTTAAGATGCTGGGCTGCCTAGTGAAAGGATTCTCAGGCTGGCCCCTGGTCCTCATGTGGGGCTTGCTGCTGCCACTGgtctctctccagggtcccCATGGAAGGGGCCACGCTACCAGGAGCCACACTGCCGGGGGCCAGGACTCCAGGGGCCGGGCCAAGCTGCTTCTTCTGTCTTTCGATGGCTTCCGCTGGGATTACATCAACCGAGTTCCCACCCCTAACTTCAACGCTCTGATGGAGGAAGGGGTGAAGGTGGAAAAGGTGGAGAATGCATACATCACCAAAACCTTCCCCAACCACTACAGCTTGGTGACGGGGCTGTACGCTGAAACACACGGCATCGTTGCCAACGAGATGTTCGACCCGGTACTCAACCAGTCGTTCTCCATGGAGACGGCAAGCATGTATGACCCTCGGTGGTGGGAGGAGGCGGTGCCTATTTGGGAGACCTATCAGAGAGCAGGAGGACGCAGTGGGGCAGTCATGTGGCCTGGTTCCGATGTGGAGATCCACGGGATGTATCCGAGCCGCTACCTTCCCTACAACGCCTCGGTTAATTTCGAGACTCGCGTCGAGCAGATCATCGAATGGTTTTCGGGACCCGAAGAGGAAGCGGTGGATTTCGGGGTCCTTTACTGGGAGGAACCGGACGAGAGCGGACACAACTTGGGCCCGGAAAGCTCTCTCATGGACGTGGTCATCGCCGACATTGACGATAAGCTGGGATTCCTGAGGAACGAGCTGAGGAAGGCTGGCCTGTATGAGAGGATCAACCTGGTCGTGACCAGTGACCACGGCATGACGCAGCTGTCCACTGACAAGATCGTTGAACTGGATCAGTATGTTCCCAGAGAGCTGTACACCTGGGTGGATAAAAGTCCCGTGGTGGGGATACTCCCCAAAGACG GAATGTTTGATGAGGTGTATGACAAGCTGGTGGATGCAAACCCCAACATGATGGTCTACAAAAAAGAGAACATCCCCGACCACTTCCATTACCGACACAACGCTAGAATCATGCCTATTATCATCGAGGCCAAAGAGGGATGGACCATCATGCAGAACAAGAGTGGACCATTCATGT GGGGAAACCATGGGTACAACAACTCTTTACCCAGCATGCAACCTGTCTTTGTGGCCCGAGGCCCTGCTTTCCGGCGGAACTATGTGAAGACCTCCATGCATTCCGTTGACCTCTACCCTTTAATGTGTCACATCCTGTCCCTCCATGCGCTGCCCAACAACGGCTCCCTCTCCAGGGTCCAGGACCTCCTCTCTGAGCCCGTTCCCCCCACACCTACCATCCCGGCTAGGGCCAAAGATTCCTCCTACGCTCCCGTTGTGGGCTCTCTGCTGGGAGTGTTGATGGTGCTGGGCTTCCTGAAGGTGTTTGTCAGACATCTGACTCTGAGGCAGCTGCCTTCGCTGCCCATCAAAGGTAGCAGGGAGATGTCCCAGCCCCTGTTGCAGGAAGAGCTTCACCTGTAG
- the clic5b gene encoding chloride intracellular channel protein 5b isoform X4 yields MSSNGQDRDPDIELFVKAGIDGESIGNCPFSQRLFMILWLKGVVFNVTTVDLKRKPADLHNLAPGTHPPFLTFNGEVKTDINKIEEFLEDVLAPPTYPKLVAKHRESNTAGNNIFAKFSAYIKNTRMNANEGLEKGLTKALRKLDDYLNTPLPEEIDADSMEEEKASTRRFLDGEDLTLADCNLLPKLHIVKVVAKKYRNYDIPSDLTGVWRYLKSAYTRDEFTNTCAADGEMEMAYQDVAKRLAK; encoded by the exons ATGTCCTCTAACGGACAGGACAGGGACCCAGACATAGAGCTTTTTGTCAAG GCAGGCATTGATGGGGAGAGCATCGGAAACTGTCCCTTCTCTCAGCGCCTCTTCATGATACTCTGGCTCAAAGGAGTGGTTTTTAACGTCACCACTGTGGACCTAAAGAg GAAGCCTGCTGACCTGCATAACCTGGCCCCAGGGACACACCCTCCCTTCTTGACCTTCAACGGAGAGGTCAAGACTGACATCAACAAGATCGAAGAGTTCCTGGAGGATGTGTTGGCTCCACCAAC GTATCCCAAGCTGGTCGCCAAGCACAGGGAGTCCAACACAGCTGGGAACAACATCTTCGCCAAGTTCTCGGCGTACATCAAGAACACCCGGATGAACGCCAACGAAG gtctggagAAAGGTCTTACCAAGGCCCTGAGGAAGCTGGATGACTACCTGAACACCCCCCTGCCTGAGGAGATCGATGCAGacagcatggaggaggagaaggcctcCACCAGGCGCTTCCTAGATGGAGAGGACCTCACTCTGGCCGACTGCAACCTGCTGCCCAAACTGCACATAgtcaag GTTGTTGCTAAGAAGTACCGTAACTACGACATACCCTCGGACTTGACAGGTGTGTGGCGGTACCTGAAGAGCGCCTACACGCGTGACGAGTTCACCAACACGTGCGCTGCCgatggggagatggagatggccTACCAGGACGTGGCTAAGAGACTGGCTAAATAA
- the hmgn3 gene encoding high mobility group nucleosome-binding domain-containing protein 3 isoform X2: MPKRKSPEVAEGKEASKVTKQEPIRRSERLSSKTAPSKPEVKPKKAVSKPVEDKGLKSKKGGAKGKKDEGPTQNGRTKTDEICVSRSSVCVSSRRSAGPSSMSVRGQSETVRVKGN, from the exons ATGCCTAAGAGAAAG TCTCCAGAGGTTGCTGAAGGCAAAGAGGCCTCCAAAGTCACAAAGCAGGAG CCCATCAGACGGTCAGAGAGGTTGTCATCG AAAACGGCACCATCCAAGCCAGAGGTGAAGCCCAAGAAGGCCGTCTCTAAG CCTGTGGAAGACAAAGGATTGAAGAGCAAGAAGGGCGGAGCCAAGGGGAAGAAAGATGAGGGTCCCACCCAGAATGGAAGGACTAAGACCGATGAG atctgtgTGTCTCGctcgtctgtgtgcgtgtcgtcCAGGAGAAGCGCAGGCCCTTCCTCGATGTCAGTCAGAGGGCAGAGTGAGACGGTCCGAGTCAAGG GAAACTGA
- the enpp5 gene encoding ectonucleotide pyrophosphatase/phosphodiesterase family member 5 isoform X2, translated as MLGCLVKGFSGWPLVLMWGLLLPLVSLQGPHGRGHATRSHTAGGQDSRGRAKLLLLSFDGFRWDYINRVPTPNFNALMEEGVKVEKVENAYITKTFPNHYSLVTGLYAETHGIVANEMFDPVLNQSFSMETASMYDPRWWEEAVPIWETYQRAGGRSGAVMWPGSDVEIHGMYPSRYLPYNASVNFETRVEQIIEWFSGPEEEAVDFGVLYWEEPDESGHNLGPESSLMDVVIADIDDKLGFLRNELRKAGLYERINLVVTSDHGMTQLSTDKIVELDQYVPRELYTWVDKSPVVGILPKDGMFDEVYDKLVDANPNMMVYKKENIPDHFHYRHNARIMPIIIEAKEGWTIMQNKSGPFMWGNHGYNNSLPSMQPVFVARGPAFRRNYVKTSMHSVDLYPLMCHILSLHALPNNGSLSRVQDLLSEPVPPTPTIPARAKDSSYAPVVGSLLGVLMVLGFLKVFVRHLTLRQLPSLPIKGSREMSQPLLQEELHL; from the exons ATGCTGGGCTGCCTAGTGAAAGGATTCTCAGGCTGGCCCCTGGTCCTCATGTGGGGCTTGCTGCTGCCACTGgtctctctccagggtcccCATGGAAGGGGCCACGCTACCAGGAGCCACACTGCCGGGGGCCAGGACTCCAGGGGCCGGGCCAAGCTGCTTCTTCTGTCTTTCGATGGCTTCCGCTGGGATTACATCAACCGAGTTCCCACCCCTAACTTCAACGCTCTGATGGAGGAAGGGGTGAAGGTGGAAAAGGTGGAGAATGCATACATCACCAAAACCTTCCCCAACCACTACAGCTTGGTGACGGGGCTGTACGCTGAAACACACGGCATCGTTGCCAACGAGATGTTCGACCCGGTACTCAACCAGTCGTTCTCCATGGAGACGGCAAGCATGTATGACCCTCGGTGGTGGGAGGAGGCGGTGCCTATTTGGGAGACCTATCAGAGAGCAGGAGGACGCAGTGGGGCAGTCATGTGGCCTGGTTCCGATGTGGAGATCCACGGGATGTATCCGAGCCGCTACCTTCCCTACAACGCCTCGGTTAATTTCGAGACTCGCGTCGAGCAGATCATCGAATGGTTTTCGGGACCCGAAGAGGAAGCGGTGGATTTCGGGGTCCTTTACTGGGAGGAACCGGACGAGAGCGGACACAACTTGGGCCCGGAAAGCTCTCTCATGGACGTGGTCATCGCCGACATTGACGATAAGCTGGGATTCCTGAGGAACGAGCTGAGGAAGGCTGGCCTGTATGAGAGGATCAACCTGGTCGTGACCAGTGACCACGGCATGACGCAGCTGTCCACTGACAAGATCGTTGAACTGGATCAGTATGTTCCCAGAGAGCTGTACACCTGGGTGGATAAAAGTCCCGTGGTGGGGATACTCCCCAAAGACG GAATGTTTGATGAGGTGTATGACAAGCTGGTGGATGCAAACCCCAACATGATGGTCTACAAAAAAGAGAACATCCCCGACCACTTCCATTACCGACACAACGCTAGAATCATGCCTATTATCATCGAGGCCAAAGAGGGATGGACCATCATGCAGAACAAGAGTGGACCATTCATGT GGGGAAACCATGGGTACAACAACTCTTTACCCAGCATGCAACCTGTCTTTGTGGCCCGAGGCCCTGCTTTCCGGCGGAACTATGTGAAGACCTCCATGCATTCCGTTGACCTCTACCCTTTAATGTGTCACATCCTGTCCCTCCATGCGCTGCCCAACAACGGCTCCCTCTCCAGGGTCCAGGACCTCCTCTCTGAGCCCGTTCCCCCCACACCTACCATCCCGGCTAGGGCCAAAGATTCCTCCTACGCTCCCGTTGTGGGCTCTCTGCTGGGAGTGTTGATGGTGCTGGGCTTCCTGAAGGTGTTTGTCAGACATCTGACTCTGAGGCAGCTGCCTTCGCTGCCCATCAAAGGTAGCAGGGAGATGTCCCAGCCCCTGTTGCAGGAAGAGCTTCACCTGTAG
- the hmgn3 gene encoding high mobility group nucleosome-binding domain-containing protein 3 isoform X1 — protein sequence MPKRKSPEVAEGKEASKVTKQEPIRRSERLSSKTAPSKPEVKPKKAVSKKPVEDKGLKSKKGGAKGKKDEGPTQNGRTKTDEICVSRSSVCVSSRRSAGPSSMSVRGQSETVRVKGN from the exons ATGCCTAAGAGAAAG TCTCCAGAGGTTGCTGAAGGCAAAGAGGCCTCCAAAGTCACAAAGCAGGAG CCCATCAGACGGTCAGAGAGGTTGTCATCG AAAACGGCACCATCCAAGCCAGAGGTGAAGCCCAAGAAGGCCGTCTCTAAG AAGCCTGTGGAAGACAAAGGATTGAAGAGCAAGAAGGGCGGAGCCAAGGGGAAGAAAGATGAGGGTCCCACCCAGAATGGAAGGACTAAGACCGATGAG atctgtgTGTCTCGctcgtctgtgtgcgtgtcgtcCAGGAGAAGCGCAGGCCCTTCCTCGATGTCAGTCAGAGGGCAGAGTGAGACGGTCCGAGTCAAGG GAAACTGA
- the hmgn3 gene encoding high mobility group nucleosome-binding domain-containing protein 3 isoform X5, translated as MPKRKSPEVAEGKEASKVTKQEPIRRSERLSSKTAPSKPEVKPKKAVSKKPVEDKGLKSKKGGAKGKKDEGPTQNGRTKTDEETETVETAPEEKA; from the exons ATGCCTAAGAGAAAG TCTCCAGAGGTTGCTGAAGGCAAAGAGGCCTCCAAAGTCACAAAGCAGGAG CCCATCAGACGGTCAGAGAGGTTGTCATCG AAAACGGCACCATCCAAGCCAGAGGTGAAGCCCAAGAAGGCCGTCTCTAAG AAGCCTGTGGAAGACAAAGGATTGAAGAGCAAGAAGGGCGGAGCCAAGGGGAAGAAAGATGAGGGTCCCACCCAGAATGGAAGGACTAAGACCGATGAG GAAACTGAAACCGTGGAGACGGCCCCCGAGGAGAAGGCATGA
- the hmgn3 gene encoding high mobility group nucleosome-binding domain-containing protein 3 isoform X3, translating into MPKRKSPEVAEGKEASKVTKQEKTAPSKPEVKPKKAVSKKPVEDKGLKSKKGGAKGKKDEGPTQNGRTKTDEICVSRSSVCVSSRRSAGPSSMSVRGQSETVRVKGN; encoded by the exons ATGCCTAAGAGAAAG TCTCCAGAGGTTGCTGAAGGCAAAGAGGCCTCCAAAGTCACAAAGCAGGAG AAAACGGCACCATCCAAGCCAGAGGTGAAGCCCAAGAAGGCCGTCTCTAAG AAGCCTGTGGAAGACAAAGGATTGAAGAGCAAGAAGGGCGGAGCCAAGGGGAAGAAAGATGAGGGTCCCACCCAGAATGGAAGGACTAAGACCGATGAG atctgtgTGTCTCGctcgtctgtgtgcgtgtcgtcCAGGAGAAGCGCAGGCCCTTCCTCGATGTCAGTCAGAGGGCAGAGTGAGACGGTCCGAGTCAAGG GAAACTGA